In one Tessaracoccus palaemonis genomic region, the following are encoded:
- a CDS encoding DUF222 domain-containing protein: METRRRDDSRQATNRLRAGVVLRRRGEAEELEAICDRALAYRLDEADLLDYGTEIHRDRDTRLPEKLIHPGGGGTPSVSEFLAMEVAALLRCSQTSAIERIASALNLKYRHPMLFEAVINGEVESWLAAKAAWLCRDLDPMQPETVTARWLPRQYGLVPSAALGELKKLIIRADAAAARAREAEARARRGVWLRDEEPGVTSIGGRLDVLDGRIVDERLHQISERLKARYPGLGHSARRAKALSLAMNPDLLLTILEADQPALGIDCDSMDGCLDHRGIDCTGPGDGLALLDSDCTSSVFEPVPPERPDEDDEPPFPDDEPPDWQPPDDPRLDRSGGVGPFASLKAPRQACAEPRRSARRPDRSPEPTRFPEPPFRFPELVEGRRAERGEDPPPHTALLDGAGTEPGLRGRRPATPPPPPPAPLPRVEIVVHITADADGTLDPIASVERADTLTTTLLGELLGDGYRNGEISLKVQPVIDLNTTPAADGYRPTRRMRKALRLLRPTEAFPFSTRTRRLDIDHNTTYQPGRPGQTRLDNLAQLCRRVHRGKTKGAWVLNQIAPGHFRWTSPLGYVYEVTSGGTWLECTPDLGPHLSPIDKTIQDWCDTIADDATTLARCG, translated from the coding sequence ATGGAAACCCGGCGACGCGACGATTCCCGGCAGGCGACCAACCGCCTCCGCGCCGGTGTCGTGCTGCGTCGCCGCGGCGAGGCCGAGGAACTCGAGGCGATCTGCGACCGTGCCCTGGCCTACCGCCTGGATGAGGCGGACCTCCTCGACTACGGCACCGAGATCCACCGCGACCGCGACACCAGACTCCCGGAGAAACTGATCCACCCCGGCGGGGGAGGCACCCCGAGCGTGTCGGAGTTCCTCGCCATGGAGGTCGCCGCGCTGCTGCGGTGTTCCCAGACCTCCGCGATCGAGAGGATCGCCTCCGCCCTGAACCTGAAGTACCGCCACCCGATGCTGTTCGAGGCCGTGATCAACGGGGAGGTCGAATCCTGGCTCGCAGCGAAGGCGGCCTGGTTGTGCCGGGACCTGGACCCGATGCAGCCCGAGACCGTCACGGCCCGTTGGCTGCCGAGGCAGTACGGGCTGGTGCCCAGCGCCGCGCTGGGAGAACTGAAGAAGCTGATCATCCGCGCCGACGCGGCCGCGGCCAGGGCACGGGAGGCGGAGGCCCGCGCGCGGCGCGGGGTGTGGCTGCGTGACGAGGAGCCGGGTGTCACCAGCATCGGTGGCCGGCTTGACGTGTTGGACGGCAGGATCGTCGACGAACGCCTGCACCAGATCTCGGAGCGGTTGAAGGCCAGGTATCCCGGTCTGGGCCACTCCGCGCGGCGTGCGAAGGCCCTGTCCCTGGCCATGAACCCCGACCTCCTTCTCACCATCCTCGAAGCCGACCAGCCCGCCCTCGGCATCGACTGCGACAGCATGGACGGCTGCCTCGACCACCGCGGCATCGACTGCACCGGCCCGGGCGACGGCCTGGCCCTCTTGGACAGCGACTGCACCAGCTCGGTCTTCGAGCCGGTGCCGCCGGAGCGGCCGGACGAGGACGATGAGCCTCCGTTCCCTGATGATGAGCCTCCCGACTGGCAGCCACCCGACGATCCGCGGCTGGATCGCTCGGGTGGGGTGGGACCTTTCGCTTCGCTCAAGGCACCTCGACAGGCATGTGCTGAGCCCCGTCGAAGTGCTCGGCGACCCGACCGGTCACCTGAGCCGACCCGGTTCCCTGAGCCGCCTTTCCGGTTCCCTGAGCTCGTCGAAGGGCGCCGAGCGGAGCGAGGCGAAGACCCACCACCCCACACTGCCCTCCTGGACGGGGCCGGGACAGAGCCCGGTCTGCGTGGCCGGCGACCCGCCACCCCACCGCCGCCCCCGCCCGCGCCGTTGCCGAGGGTGGAGATCGTCGTGCACATCACCGCCGACGCGGACGGAACCCTCGACCCCATCGCGTCGGTCGAACGCGCCGACACGCTCACCACCACCCTGCTCGGAGAACTCCTCGGCGACGGGTACCGCAACGGCGAAATCAGCCTCAAGGTCCAGCCCGTCATCGACCTGAACACCACCCCCGCCGCCGACGGGTACCGGCCGACTCGGCGGATGCGCAAAGCCCTCCGGCTGCTGCGACCCACCGAGGCGTTCCCCTTCTCCACCCGCACCCGCCGGCTCGACATCGACCACAACACCACCTACCAGCCCGGCCGACCCGGCCAGACCCGACTGGACAACCTCGCCCAGCTCTGCCGCCGCGTCCACCGCGGCAAGACCAAAGGCGCCTGGGTACTGAACCAGATCGCACCAGGCCACTTCCGCTGGACCAGCCCCCTGGGCTACGTGTATGAGGTCACCAGCGGCGGCACCTGGCTGGAATGCACCCCCGACCTCGGCCCACACCTCAGCCCCATCGACAAGACCATCCAGGACTGGTGCGACACCATCGCCGACGACGCCACCACCCTCGCCCGTTGCGGCTGA